The following proteins are co-located in the Onychomys torridus chromosome 6, mOncTor1.1, whole genome shotgun sequence genome:
- the LOC118585347 gene encoding small proline-rich protein 2D, with protein MSYQQQQCKQPCQPPPVCPPPKCPEPCPPPQCPEPCPPPQCPEPCPPPKCPEPCPPQPCQQKCPPVQPPSPCQQKCPPKSK; from the coding sequence ATGTCTTACCAACAACAACAGTGCAAGCAGCCCTGCCAGCCTCCTCCTGTGTGCCCACCCCCTAAGTGCCCAGAGCCTTGTCCTCCTCCACAGTGCCCAGAGCCTTGTCCTCCCCCACAGTGCCCAGAGCCTTGTCCTCCCCCAAAGTGCCCTGAGCCCTGCCCGCCTCAGCCATGCCAGCAGAAATGTCCTCCTGTGCAACCTCCTTCACCCTGCCAGCAAAAGTGCCCACCCAAGAGCAAGTGA